A genomic window from Massilia sp. METH4 includes:
- the urtB gene encoding urea ABC transporter permease subunit UrtB, whose amino-acid sequence MAHSLRHLLLVMSLCFMSFSAHAAIDPTLLQPLAGDDSDARIAAVARIAALANDDARKVLQALKDDSLYATPEGDVLVITDDSAWNPATGATGPMPEGIDGVVVNNRLRGAVDGALSGMALLSPDVAQRRAAAEALQASGVEPAQLPLIEKALAAETDAAIKATLQAAKAVADLQSTDVATRKAAVLALAKTGGASLRPQLQAMLEKNADGSHVEPDGDLRLAVANTLNAIDGRVARAEFVGNLFYGLSLGSVLLLAALGLAITFGLMGIINMAHGELLMIGAYTTYLVQGLFRAWFPGALDWYLVAALPAAFIVAFAVGVLLERTVIRWLYGRPLETLLATWGISLILMQAVRTVFGAQNVEVANPSWMAGGVTVLGSLVLPYSRIAIIVFAALVVAAVWLILNKTRLGLFVRAVMQNRRMADCVGVPTGRIDMMTFGLGSGIAGLGGVALSQIGNVGPDLGQAYIVDSFMVVVLGGVGQLAGTVIGALGLGEVNKFLEPVAGAVLGKIAILVFIIIFIQRRPQGLFALKGRSVE is encoded by the coding sequence ATGGCGCATTCCCTACGACACCTGCTGCTGGTCATGAGCCTTTGCTTCATGAGTTTTTCTGCCCACGCAGCCATCGACCCCACCCTCCTTCAACCCCTGGCCGGCGACGACTCCGACGCCCGCATTGCGGCCGTCGCCCGCATCGCCGCGCTGGCCAACGACGACGCGCGCAAGGTCTTGCAGGCGCTGAAGGACGACAGCCTGTACGCCACGCCGGAAGGCGACGTGCTGGTCATCACCGACGACAGCGCGTGGAACCCGGCCACGGGCGCCACTGGCCCGATGCCGGAAGGGATCGACGGCGTGGTCGTCAACAACCGCCTGCGCGGCGCCGTCGACGGCGCCCTGTCCGGCATGGCGCTGCTGTCGCCGGATGTCGCACAACGGCGCGCGGCAGCCGAGGCATTGCAAGCCAGCGGCGTGGAGCCCGCGCAGCTGCCGCTGATCGAAAAGGCGCTGGCTGCCGAGACGGATGCGGCCATCAAGGCCACGCTGCAAGCGGCCAAGGCGGTGGCCGACCTGCAATCGACGGATGTGGCAACGCGCAAGGCCGCCGTGCTCGCGCTGGCCAAGACGGGCGGCGCCTCGCTGCGCCCGCAATTGCAGGCGATGCTGGAAAAGAACGCCGACGGCAGCCATGTGGAACCGGATGGCGACCTGCGCCTGGCCGTGGCCAACACATTGAACGCCATCGACGGCCGCGTGGCCCGCGCCGAATTCGTGGGCAACCTGTTCTACGGCCTGTCGCTGGGCAGCGTGCTGCTGCTCGCGGCGCTGGGCCTGGCCATCACGTTCGGCCTGATGGGCATCATCAACATGGCGCACGGCGAGCTGCTGATGATCGGCGCCTACACCACTTACCTGGTGCAGGGCCTGTTCCGGGCCTGGTTCCCCGGTGCGCTCGACTGGTACCTCGTCGCCGCGCTGCCGGCCGCCTTCATCGTTGCCTTCGCGGTCGGCGTGCTGCTGGAGCGCACCGTGATCCGCTGGCTCTATGGCCGCCCGCTGGAAACGCTGCTGGCCACCTGGGGCATCAGCCTGATCCTGATGCAGGCCGTGCGCACCGTGTTCGGCGCGCAGAATGTGGAAGTGGCCAATCCTTCCTGGATGGCCGGCGGCGTGACCGTGCTCGGCTCGCTCGTGCTGCCGTACAGCCGCATCGCCATCATCGTCTTCGCCGCCCTCGTGGTTGCCGCCGTCTGGCTGATCCTGAACAAGACGCGCCTCGGCCTGTTCGTGCGCGCCGTGATGCAGAACCGCCGCATGGCCGATTGCGTGGGAGTGCCCACCGGCCGCATCGACATGATGACCTTCGGCCTCGGTTCCGGCATCGCCGGCCTGGGCGGCGTGGCGCTGTCGCAGATCGGCAATGTGGGACCCGATCTCGGCCAGGCTTACATCGTCGATTCGTTCATGGTCGTGGTGCTGGGTGGCGTGGGCCAACTGGCCGGCACCGTGATCGGCGCACTGGGACTGGGCGAAGTCAACAAGTTCCTGGAACCCGTGGCGGGTGCCGTGCTGGGCAAGATCGCCATCCTCGTCTTCATCATCATCTTCATCCAGCGCCGGCCGCAGGGCCTGTTCGCGCTGAAGGGAAGGAGCGTCGAATGA
- the urtA gene encoding urea ABC transporter substrate-binding protein encodes MQTRRHFVTAIAAAAALCAAGLPAHAADTIKVGILHSLSGTMAISETSLKDVALMTIEEINAKGGVMGKKLEAVVVDPASNWPLFAEKARQLVSKDKVAAVFGCWTSVSRKSVLPVFKETNSLLFYPVQYEGEELEKNVFYTGAAPNQQAIPAVEYLMSKDGGGAKRFVLLGTDYVYPRTTNKILRAFLKSKGVKDSDIQEVYTPFGHADYQTIVANIKKFAAGGKTAVVSTINGDSNVPFYKELGNAGLKATDVPVVAFSVGEEELRGVDTKPLLGHLAAWNYFESVKNPTNAAFVKKWKAYAAAKKLPNAATAVTNDPMEATYVGIHMWAQAVEKAKSTDTDKVIAAMAGQTFKAPSGYTLTMDMTNHHLHKPVMIGEIKADGQFSVVWKTKEPVRAQPWSPFIPGNEGKQKL; translated from the coding sequence ATGCAAACCCGCCGCCATTTCGTCACCGCCATCGCCGCTGCTGCCGCCCTGTGCGCCGCCGGCCTGCCGGCCCACGCCGCCGACACGATCAAGGTCGGCATCCTGCACTCGCTGTCCGGCACGATGGCGATCTCGGAAACCTCGCTGAAGGACGTCGCCCTGATGACGATCGAGGAGATCAACGCCAAGGGCGGCGTGATGGGCAAGAAGCTCGAAGCCGTCGTGGTCGACCCGGCGTCGAACTGGCCGCTGTTCGCCGAGAAGGCGCGCCAGCTGGTGTCGAAGGACAAGGTGGCCGCGGTGTTCGGCTGCTGGACCTCCGTCTCGCGCAAGTCCGTGCTGCCGGTGTTCAAGGAAACCAACAGCCTGCTGTTCTACCCCGTGCAGTATGAAGGTGAAGAGCTCGAGAAGAACGTTTTCTACACGGGCGCGGCGCCGAACCAGCAAGCCATTCCCGCCGTCGAATACCTGATGAGCAAGGACGGCGGCGGCGCCAAGCGCTTCGTGCTGCTGGGCACCGACTACGTGTATCCGCGCACCACCAACAAGATCCTGCGCGCCTTCCTGAAATCGAAGGGCGTGAAGGACAGCGACATCCAGGAAGTCTACACGCCGTTCGGCCACGCGGATTACCAGACCATCGTCGCCAACATCAAGAAGTTCGCGGCCGGCGGCAAGACGGCCGTGGTGTCGACCATCAATGGCGACTCCAACGTGCCGTTCTACAAGGAACTGGGCAACGCCGGCCTGAAGGCAACCGATGTGCCGGTGGTGGCGTTCTCCGTGGGCGAGGAGGAGCTGCGCGGCGTCGATACCAAGCCGTTGCTGGGCCACCTCGCAGCCTGGAACTATTTCGAATCCGTGAAGAACCCGACCAACGCCGCATTCGTGAAGAAGTGGAAGGCCTACGCGGCCGCCAAGAAGCTGCCGAACGCCGCCACCGCCGTGACGAACGACCCGATGGAAGCGACCTATGTGGGCATCCACATGTGGGCGCAGGCCGTCGAAAAGGCGAAATCGACCGACACCGACAAGGTGATCGCCGCCATGGCCGGCCAGACGTTCAAGGCGCCTTCCGGCTACACGCTGACCATGGACATGACCAACCACCACCTGCACAAGCCGGTGATGATCGGCGAGATCAAGGCCGACGGGCAGTTCTCGGTGGTGTGGAAGACGAAGGAGCCGGTGCGGGCGCAGCCCTGGAGCCCGTTCATTCCGGGGAATGAGGGCAAGCAGAAGCTGTAA
- a CDS encoding porin produces MKSFRRGVLLAATSLAASLAASGAMAGATIPFGEDKSVSVGFGMRGSYSNIEHGAPDGSHSNDFDLDSARIFLGASLGKNIKGMFNTEWDGDRIRVLDAAAQFAISPELNIWAGRLLSPSDRANMAGPYYSLGGGYWAGVASRYGYNGGIFRGRDDGVVAWGNVAGGKLGYSFGAFEGHTFGIGSLTDDQAKAAGIRASDKLMYAGRLQYDFWEAEPGYYGTGSYLGSKDILAIGLAGRQQKDGVLTMGGIGDYASWNVDFLLGKRLGTAGAVSVEAAYYDYDTDDVILAEQGKAWSAGGGYIFPITRGSLQPYVRYQKFEADTGIDTRQEDVGVNWIIDGYNAQLGATYSRTRVTGASDQSRFVVALQLQY; encoded by the coding sequence ATGAAGTCGTTCCGCAGGGGAGTGCTGCTGGCCGCCACGTCGCTGGCCGCCTCGTTGGCTGCCTCCGGCGCCATGGCCGGCGCCACGATACCGTTCGGCGAGGACAAGTCCGTCAGCGTCGGCTTCGGCATGCGCGGCAGTTATTCGAACATCGAGCACGGCGCGCCGGACGGCTCGCACAGCAACGACTTCGACCTGGACAGCGCCCGGATCTTCCTGGGCGCATCGCTGGGCAAGAACATCAAGGGCATGTTCAACACGGAGTGGGACGGCGACCGCATCCGCGTGCTCGACGCGGCGGCGCAATTCGCCATTTCGCCGGAACTGAACATCTGGGCGGGCCGGCTGCTGTCGCCCAGCGACCGCGCCAACATGGCCGGGCCGTATTACTCGCTGGGCGGCGGCTACTGGGCCGGCGTCGCCTCGCGCTACGGCTACAACGGCGGCATCTTCCGCGGCCGAGATGACGGCGTCGTCGCCTGGGGCAATGTCGCCGGCGGCAAGCTCGGCTACTCGTTCGGCGCCTTCGAGGGCCACACCTTCGGCATCGGCTCGCTGACGGATGACCAGGCCAAGGCGGCCGGCATCAGGGCTTCCGACAAATTGATGTACGCGGGCCGCCTGCAATACGACTTCTGGGAAGCGGAGCCGGGCTACTACGGTACCGGCAGCTACCTGGGCAGCAAGGACATTCTTGCCATCGGCCTGGCGGGCCGCCAGCAGAAGGATGGCGTGCTGACCATGGGCGGTATCGGCGACTACGCATCCTGGAATGTCGACTTCCTGCTGGGGAAGCGCCTGGGTACCGCTGGCGCCGTCTCGGTCGAAGCGGCCTACTACGACTACGACACGGACGACGTCATCCTCGCCGAGCAGGGCAAGGCCTGGTCGGCCGGCGGCGGCTACATCTTCCCGATCACCCGCGGCAGCCTGCAACCCTATGTGCGCTACCAGAAATTCGAGGCCGACACGGGCATCGACACCCGCCAGGAAGACGTGGGCGTGAACTGGATCATCGACGGCTACAACGCCCAGCTGGGCGCCACGTATTCGCGCACCAGGGTTACCGGCGCGTCGGACCAGTCGCGGTTCGTCGTCGCCCTCCAGCTCCAGTACTGA
- a CDS encoding YdcF family protein gives MIKQSIFALALAIALQSHAAPVKDQYWGLMANQLFPAVAGIKGRPTQQLSAVLDGRRKRFDACQGASKCLFLAATWTDEEMDAVARAIPALPTVAPNGPPIADDGVKAQVVRELRGLNAILQTYGFGTEPRYPMIDGPVEKTGSADFKALVADAIWLAEAGRNDPALSLDPSIALAVALIDVNERRDAVAFEPLDKAHNAEALARARGIDWKRYRYTAIIIPGVGPENPAIALSARGKLHLRLAASRFADGDAAFIIVSGAAVHPKESRFVEAVEMRKVLIERYGVPADRIVIEPYARHTTTNLRNATRRLVAMGAPLDKPTLIVANASQSAYIESPEFAARNPAELGYQPGTVGRRHSPYELEFTPSIRSLRVDPWDPLDP, from the coding sequence ATGATCAAGCAAAGCATCTTCGCGCTGGCGCTGGCCATCGCGCTGCAGTCCCACGCCGCCCCGGTGAAGGACCAGTACTGGGGCCTGATGGCGAACCAGCTGTTCCCGGCGGTCGCCGGCATCAAGGGCCGGCCCACGCAACAACTCTCCGCCGTGCTCGATGGCCGCAGGAAGCGCTTCGACGCCTGCCAGGGCGCCTCGAAATGCCTGTTCCTCGCAGCGACCTGGACCGACGAGGAAATGGACGCGGTGGCGCGTGCGATCCCGGCGCTGCCGACGGTGGCGCCGAACGGCCCGCCCATCGCCGACGATGGCGTGAAGGCCCAAGTGGTGCGCGAGCTGCGCGGCCTGAACGCGATCTTGCAGACGTATGGCTTCGGCACCGAGCCGCGCTACCCGATGATCGACGGCCCGGTCGAGAAGACGGGCAGCGCCGACTTCAAGGCGCTGGTGGCGGACGCCATCTGGCTGGCCGAGGCGGGGCGCAACGATCCGGCCCTGAGCCTGGACCCCAGCATCGCGCTGGCGGTGGCCCTCATCGATGTCAACGAGCGGCGCGACGCGGTGGCGTTCGAGCCCCTGGACAAGGCCCACAATGCCGAGGCCCTGGCGCGCGCACGCGGCATCGATTGGAAGCGCTACCGCTACACGGCCATCATCATTCCGGGTGTGGGGCCGGAAAACCCGGCCATCGCCCTGAGCGCGCGCGGCAAGCTGCACCTGCGCCTGGCCGCCAGCCGCTTCGCCGACGGCGACGCTGCCTTCATCATCGTCAGCGGCGCGGCGGTGCATCCGAAGGAGTCGCGTTTCGTGGAAGCGGTGGAAATGCGCAAAGTGCTGATCGAGCGCTACGGCGTGCCGGCGGACCGCATCGTCATCGAACCCTATGCGCGCCATACGACCACCAACCTGCGCAATGCCACACGGCGCCTGGTTGCCATGGGCGCGCCGCTGGACAAGCCCACGCTGATCGTGGCCAATGCCAGCCAGAGTGCCTATATCGAAAGTCCCGAGTTCGCGGCGCGCAACCCGGCCGAGCTGGGCTACCAGCCCGGCACGGTGGGGCGGCGCCACTCGCCCTACGAGCTGGAATTCACTCCGTCGATCCGGTCGCTGCGCGTCGATCCCTGGGATCCGCTCGATCCATGA
- a CDS encoding MerR family transcriptional regulator, whose product MTNTAQRQPVYRSGVAARLAGLSVETLRVWERRYGVSDTQRSEHGQRLYTAEQVRRLGLLKQLVDNGHPIGTLAALPLERLEELAGVGGSAPPLHIAALRVALVGETLARRVAAAAGLGLDVQRTASRLDGDMAALQGPPLDVLLLELPEPDESMVPLVAAAREAAGAAAVVVLYRFCASATIRALRAQDCMVARMPSEMGELAQLCRAALAGRQLPPSDRSAAAVPAIRFDETALATITAAGNRLACECPRHLSDLLLMVGSFERYSAQCASRNEADAQLHLDLGHAAGLARSVLETAMERLVLAEGLPLPPAPN is encoded by the coding sequence ATGACTAACACAGCACAGCGGCAACCGGTTTACCGCAGCGGCGTGGCCGCTCGTCTCGCGGGCTTGAGCGTGGAAACGCTGCGGGTGTGGGAACGGCGTTACGGCGTGTCCGACACGCAGCGCTCGGAGCATGGGCAGCGCCTGTACACGGCCGAGCAGGTGCGCCGCCTCGGCCTCCTGAAACAGCTGGTGGACAACGGCCACCCGATCGGCACGCTGGCTGCGCTGCCGCTCGAGCGCCTGGAAGAACTGGCCGGCGTCGGCGGTAGTGCGCCGCCGCTGCACATCGCGGCGCTGCGCGTGGCGCTGGTGGGCGAGACGCTGGCGCGGCGCGTGGCCGCCGCGGCCGGGCTCGGGTTGGACGTGCAGCGTACCGCCTCGCGCCTGGACGGTGACATGGCGGCCCTGCAAGGCCCACCCCTGGATGTGCTGCTGCTGGAATTGCCCGAGCCCGACGAATCGATGGTGCCGCTGGTGGCGGCGGCGCGCGAGGCGGCCGGCGCCGCGGCGGTCGTGGTGCTCTACCGCTTCTGCGCCAGCGCCACGATCCGCGCCCTGCGGGCGCAGGATTGCATGGTGGCGCGCATGCCATCCGAGATGGGCGAGCTGGCGCAGCTGTGCCGCGCCGCGCTGGCGGGGCGGCAGTTGCCGCCGTCCGATCGGTCGGCGGCCGCGGTGCCGGCGATCCGCTTCGACGAAACGGCGCTCGCCACGATCACGGCGGCCGGCAACCGGCTGGCCTGCGAATGCCCGCGCCACCTGTCCGACCTGTTGCTGATGGTGGGCAGCTTCGAGCGCTACAGCGCGCAGTGCGCCTCGCGCAATGAAGCGGACGCGCAACTGCACCTCGACCTGGGCCATGCGGCCGGCCTTGCGCGCAGCGTGCTGGAAACGGCAATGGAAAGGCTGGTGCTGGCCGAGGGGCTGCCGCTGCCGCCGGCGCCGAACTGA
- the urtC gene encoding urea ABC transporter permease subunit UrtC: MKRTSLFSKRAWTALAVVTVAAALLPLLNLAFPAGHALHISGYAMGLVAKFMCFALAALALDLVWGYTGILSLGHGLFFALGGYAHGMYLMRAIGRDGVYQSHLPDFMVFLDWKEYPWYWAMTDNFWYCMLLVVAVPGLLAFVFGYFAFRSRIKGVYFSIITQALTYAAMLLFFRNDTGFGGNNGFTDFKRILGFDITAPGTRATLYIVTLAFLVGALLLCRWIVTSRLGRVLQGVRDAESRLMFIGYDPLWFKLFVWTLSAVLCGIAGALYVPQVGIINPSEMSAANSIEMVVWVAIGGRGTLIGPIVGAFTVNGLKSWFTATFPDLWLFALGLLFIVVTLFMRKGIVGLLDNVKFIRRKARAGAPAENRAKEAA; the protein is encoded by the coding sequence ATGAAGCGCACCTCGTTGTTTTCGAAGCGCGCCTGGACCGCGCTGGCCGTAGTCACCGTGGCGGCGGCCTTGCTGCCGCTGCTGAACCTGGCGTTCCCCGCGGGCCATGCGCTGCACATATCCGGCTATGCAATGGGCCTGGTGGCCAAGTTCATGTGCTTCGCACTGGCCGCGCTGGCGCTGGATCTCGTATGGGGCTACACGGGCATCCTGTCGCTGGGCCACGGCCTGTTCTTCGCGCTGGGCGGCTATGCGCACGGCATGTACCTGATGCGGGCCATCGGCCGCGACGGCGTGTACCAGAGCCACCTGCCGGACTTCATGGTCTTCCTCGACTGGAAGGAGTACCCATGGTACTGGGCCATGACGGACAACTTCTGGTACTGCATGCTGCTGGTGGTGGCGGTGCCGGGTCTGCTGGCCTTCGTGTTCGGCTATTTCGCCTTCCGCTCGCGCATCAAGGGCGTGTACTTCTCGATCATCACGCAGGCGCTGACGTACGCAGCCATGCTGCTGTTCTTCCGCAACGACACGGGGTTCGGCGGCAACAACGGCTTTACGGACTTCAAGCGCATCCTCGGCTTCGACATCACCGCGCCGGGCACCCGCGCCACGCTGTACATCGTCACGCTGGCCTTCCTCGTGGGCGCGCTGCTGCTGTGCCGGTGGATCGTCACGTCGCGCCTGGGCCGGGTATTGCAGGGCGTGCGCGATGCGGAATCGCGGCTCATGTTCATCGGCTACGATCCGCTGTGGTTCAAGCTGTTCGTGTGGACCCTTTCCGCCGTGCTGTGCGGGATCGCCGGCGCGCTGTACGTACCGCAGGTGGGCATCATCAATCCGTCCGAAATGTCGGCCGCAAATTCCATCGAGATGGTCGTGTGGGTGGCCATCGGCGGCCGCGGCACCTTGATCGGCCCGATCGTCGGCGCCTTTACGGTCAACGGCCTGAAGAGCTGGTTCACCGCCACGTTCCCCGACCTGTGGCTGTTCGCCCTCGGCTTGCTGTTCATCGTCGTCACGCTGTTCATGCGCAAGGGGATCGTGGGGCTGCTGGACAACGTGAAGTTCATCCGGCGCAAGGCGCGTGCCGGCGCACCGGCTGAAAACCGTGCCAAGGAGGCTGCATGA
- a CDS encoding fasciclin domain-containing protein encodes MKKFLCAAALGLTLGAAQAADIVDTAKSAGTFNTLVTAVQAAGLTDTLKGPGPFTVFAPTDAAFAKVPKDKLDALLKDKAALTKVLTYHVVPGKVMAADVKPGAVKTVEGASLMLAAKGGKVTVDKANVVKTDIAADNGVIHVIDSVVMPK; translated from the coding sequence ATGAAGAAGTTCTTGTGCGCAGCGGCCCTTGGCCTGACCCTGGGTGCTGCCCAGGCCGCCGACATCGTCGATACCGCCAAGTCGGCCGGCACCTTCAACACGCTGGTCACGGCCGTGCAGGCGGCTGGCCTGACCGACACGCTGAAGGGCCCGGGCCCGTTCACCGTGTTCGCGCCGACCGACGCGGCGTTTGCCAAGGTGCCCAAGGATAAGCTCGACGCGCTGCTGAAGGACAAGGCCGCGCTGACGAAAGTGCTGACCTACCACGTGGTGCCGGGCAAGGTGATGGCGGCCGACGTAAAGCCGGGCGCCGTGAAGACCGTGGAAGGCGCCAGCCTCATGCTCGCGGCCAAGGGCGGCAAGGTGACGGTCGACAAGGCCAATGTCGTGAAGACCGATATCGCCGCCGACAATGGCGTGATCCACGTGATCGACAGCGTGGTGATGCCGAAGTAA
- a CDS encoding TonB-dependent receptor has product MIKKRTTLAVGCALAALAAPAIAQVATEEAGQPNQTAQATDSQVVVVTGSARPQRRFDVSYAVNALSQDEVRKLAPLNMADLLGKLPGIQVEATGGEVQNVTRVRGIPTDDGYALFQQDGLPLMTEINGFFFRGDSMHRYDLMTKTIEVVRGGPAPIYASQAAAIVNSTTVTGTETTRGKAQVTVGTTGLKRIDAYQAGKIDDRTFYAIGGFVREDDGHRDNGFPNDRGGQLRANIKRVTDTGTWKLSANFLNDHNVFYLPIPVADPRNPSVSLDPYIDYFKGTMNSPALRNVPIRYLDGANTLQTERRDLANGRHLRFGNIGLQYDGELGPWQLSAKAGFTKGKLDFDAFYSTSNPADAATFANGFLASARTAFGAVDRLGYALAGNGLAYDPASASGLVMQGQYRALTSDFRSAQADVNVTRNFQTGLGNHDVKLGVYASNYGATTRSVYNDMLIEVRGQPRTLDLLAYSAGGAVLGSVTDNGVLRYTTTLNGGDVDARMAALYLNDTWEISDRLRLDAGVRTERYKYDGYAMLTKAANLGDAATLADNTTRAFTGERQSHVYKPHTTNWTVGANYDFSTRFGGYARASHLEVPPTMQVASSVDPLVLTTKANQYEAGFKTTFGRSYLYITAFYTEFDPLNTSFVAFNPVTGRNDQTVPFFGKAVIRGAEADGAWYLTDRLVVNASLTIQDPKYRDFVSATGADPSRVVGNRIVREPKVFGNIRPSYSFTVGDNKVDVSAGYAYMGKRFVDLFNATALPSYHSVGAGITVTRGEWQFQLTGDNLTNAKGLTEGNPRTDTLAGQGSSEAIYGRPVFGRSARLVVSKQW; this is encoded by the coding sequence TTGATCAAGAAGAGAACCACACTGGCCGTTGGCTGTGCACTGGCCGCGCTCGCCGCGCCCGCCATCGCCCAGGTCGCAACAGAGGAAGCCGGGCAGCCGAACCAGACTGCCCAAGCCACCGATTCGCAGGTGGTGGTCGTGACCGGTTCGGCCCGGCCGCAGCGTCGCTTCGATGTTTCCTATGCCGTCAACGCGCTGTCGCAAGACGAGGTGCGCAAGCTCGCCCCGCTGAACATGGCGGATCTGCTGGGCAAGCTGCCGGGCATCCAGGTGGAAGCCACCGGCGGCGAGGTGCAGAACGTGACCCGCGTGCGCGGCATTCCCACGGACGACGGCTATGCCCTGTTCCAGCAGGACGGCTTGCCGCTCATGACGGAGATTAATGGCTTCTTCTTCCGCGGCGACAGCATGCACCGCTACGACCTGATGACGAAGACGATCGAGGTCGTGCGCGGCGGCCCGGCGCCGATCTATGCGAGCCAGGCCGCGGCCATCGTCAACAGCACCACGGTCACGGGCACGGAAACCACCCGCGGCAAGGCCCAGGTGACCGTCGGCACCACTGGATTGAAGCGCATCGACGCCTACCAGGCCGGCAAGATCGACGACCGCACCTTCTATGCGATCGGCGGTTTCGTGCGCGAGGACGACGGCCACCGCGACAATGGCTTCCCGAACGACCGCGGCGGCCAGCTGCGCGCCAACATCAAGCGCGTGACCGACACCGGCACGTGGAAGCTGAGCGCCAACTTCCTCAACGACCACAATGTGTTCTACCTGCCGATTCCGGTAGCCGACCCGCGCAACCCGAGCGTGTCGCTCGATCCCTATATCGACTATTTCAAGGGCACGATGAATTCGCCTGCCCTGCGCAACGTGCCGATCCGGTACCTGGACGGGGCGAATACGCTGCAGACGGAGCGGCGCGACCTGGCCAATGGTCGCCACCTGCGCTTTGGCAATATCGGCCTGCAATACGACGGCGAGCTGGGGCCGTGGCAACTGTCGGCCAAGGCCGGCTTCACGAAAGGCAAGCTCGATTTCGACGCGTTCTACTCCACCTCGAATCCAGCCGATGCGGCGACGTTCGCCAACGGTTTCCTGGCCAGCGCCAGGACCGCGTTCGGCGCGGTCGACCGCCTGGGCTATGCCCTTGCGGGTAACGGCCTGGCCTACGATCCCGCTTCCGCCTCCGGCCTCGTCATGCAGGGGCAGTACCGCGCCCTCACCTCCGACTTCCGCTCGGCCCAGGCGGACGTCAACGTCACGCGCAACTTCCAGACGGGCCTCGGCAACCATGACGTCAAGCTGGGGGTCTATGCCAGCAACTATGGCGCCACCACCCGTTCGGTCTACAACGACATGCTGATCGAGGTGCGCGGCCAGCCGCGCACCCTCGACCTGCTCGCCTACTCCGCCGGCGGCGCGGTATTGGGATCGGTCACGGACAACGGCGTGCTGCGCTACACGACCACCCTGAACGGTGGCGACGTCGATGCACGCATGGCCGCGCTGTACCTGAACGACACCTGGGAGATCTCCGACCGGCTGCGCCTCGACGCCGGCGTGCGCACGGAACGCTACAAGTACGACGGCTACGCCATGCTGACGAAAGCCGCCAACCTGGGCGACGCGGCCACGCTGGCCGACAACACCACGCGGGCCTTCACGGGCGAGCGCCAAAGCCACGTCTACAAGCCGCACACGACCAACTGGACGGTGGGCGCCAACTACGACTTTTCCACGCGCTTCGGCGGCTACGCCAGGGCATCTCACCTGGAAGTGCCGCCGACGATGCAGGTGGCCTCCTCGGTCGACCCGCTGGTGCTCACCACGAAGGCGAACCAGTACGAGGCGGGATTCAAGACCACGTTCGGCCGATCGTACCTGTACATCACGGCGTTCTATACGGAATTCGATCCGCTGAACACCTCGTTCGTGGCGTTCAACCCGGTCACCGGCCGCAACGACCAGACCGTGCCCTTCTTCGGCAAGGCCGTGATCCGCGGCGCCGAGGCCGACGGCGCCTGGTACCTGACCGATCGCCTCGTCGTCAATGCCTCGCTGACCATCCAGGACCCGAAGTACCGCGATTTCGTCAGCGCCACCGGCGCCGACCCGTCGCGGGTAGTCGGCAACCGTATCGTGCGCGAGCCGAAGGTGTTCGGCAATATACGCCCGAGCTACAGCTTCACGGTGGGCGACAACAAGGTCGACGTGTCGGCGGGCTATGCCTACATGGGCAAGCGCTTCGTCGACCTGTTCAATGCAACGGCGCTGCCCTCCTACCACAGCGTGGGCGCGGGCATCACCGTCACCCGCGGCGAGTGGCAGTTCCAGCTGACCGGCGACAACCTCACGAATGCGAAGGGCCTCACGGAAGGCAACCCGCGTACCGACACGCTGGCAGGCCAGGGCAGCAGCGAGGCGATCTACGGCCGGCCGGTGTTCGGGCGCAGCGCCCGCCTCGTCGTCAGCAAACAATGGTGA